DNA from Algisphaera agarilytica:
ACGCGGGGCTAGGCCACAAGTGGTGGGCCGCGGCCGGGGTGATACTCGCCACGCTGCTGCTTAACGTCGGCCCGGTGCTGTATGTGTTGGCCAGCGCGTTGTGGTTGGCGGTGGTGCCAGGATGGCTGCCGGGAGTGACGCTGGTGGTCTCGCTGCTGACGGTCGCGTGGCAGGCGCGGGCGCTCAACGCGGGTCGGAAGTTGATGAGTATGCCTTGGCCTTACGCCTGGACGCTACCGATCGGAAGCGCCATCTACGCCCTGATCATTGCCGCGAGCGTGTGGCAGTACCACACCAAGGGCAACGCCTGGAAGGGGCGGCGGTATTCCTCAGCTCATGCCGGGGCGTGAGTCCAAAGCCACCCCAATGTCATGAGGGTTGCGCCAAACTCCGGCCACAGTTGTCGCAGAATTTCGCGGAGAAGTCGTTGGCCGTTTGGCAAGACGAGCACTTGATCTCGGTCGGCTGTTGGCGCGGGAGTTCGGTGCCGCACTGGTCACAGAACTTCGCGTCGGGCTCGTTCGGGTCGTTGCAGGCCGGGCAGTCAACGCTCTCCTGCGTTGTCGGTTTAGGGATGTCTTCGGTCAGGCCTTCCTTCAGCGCGGCGGCGGCGGTGGATACGACCGCGTGGACGCCGGGCTTGGTTTCCTCAGCCAGGTAGTTGAACGTGTCCTTGCCGACCGGTGCCATCTCGCTGGCCTGGTACCGAAGCAATGAAGACATGAACCCGGCACCGGTGATCACCGTGCCAAAGAACATCAACGGCATCCCCACAAAGCAGCACCAGAAATACTTCGGGGGGCCGGACCCTCCAAACGCGGAAAAAAAACTAACCAACCCGATAGCCATGAATGTCAAACCGGCGACCAAAACCATCGGCCCGACCACGCGCAGCACGTTGCGGATCGGCTTGTGCGTCTCGCGGATCAATCCCGGGTCTTGGGGTCGTCGGTCGTATCTCATCAAGTAACAAGATAACCGCCGAGTTGCGGCAGGCCGAGGAGTTCTTGCCTCGGAATTCGCATGCCTGCGAACCGGCGGGCTGGTATCCTTG
Protein-coding regions in this window:
- a CDS encoding zinc ribbon domain-containing protein, producing the protein MSSLLRYQASEMAPVGKDTFNYLAEETKPGVHAVVSTAAAALKEGLTEDIPKPTTQESVDCPACNDPNEPDAKFCDQCGTELPRQQPTEIKCSSCQTANDFSAKFCDNCGRSLAQPS